The following are from one region of the Yoonia sp. R2331 genome:
- a CDS encoding DUF924 family protein, translated as MRTPQEVLAYWLDEIGPKGWYAGGADLDDEIRTRFGETWQLAADGALGLWLTCASETLAYIILTDQFSRNMFRGQAKAFDTDPAACIAAKVAIAKDWDLKIDGMARQFFYMPLMHSENLFDQDRAVRLICSRMPDGGEANLLHAKAHREIIRRFGRFPFRNEALGRATTEKERQFLEQGGYGAIMRELEAAA; from the coding sequence ATGCGGACCCCACAAGAGGTTCTGGCGTATTGGTTAGACGAGATCGGCCCGAAGGGGTGGTACGCCGGTGGGGCGGACCTCGACGACGAGATACGCACACGATTTGGCGAAACATGGCAACTGGCGGCGGATGGTGCATTAGGTCTTTGGCTGACCTGCGCCTCTGAGACGCTGGCTTATATCATTCTCACAGATCAGTTTTCACGCAATATGTTTCGCGGTCAGGCCAAGGCCTTTGATACTGATCCGGCGGCCTGCATCGCCGCTAAGGTCGCCATTGCCAAGGATTGGGATCTGAAGATCGACGGCATGGCGCGGCAGTTCTTTTATATGCCGCTGATGCATTCCGAGAATTTGTTTGATCAGGACCGCGCGGTGCGGCTGATCTGTTCACGGATGCCTGACGGCGGCGAGGCGAACCTGCTTCATGCCAAGGCCCACCGCGAGATCATTCGCCGATTTGGACGCTTCCCGTTTCGCAATGAAGCCTTGGGGCGAGCCACAACCGAAAAGGAACGGCAATTCCTTGAACAGGGCGGATATGGGGCGATCATGCGCGAGCTTGAGGCCGCCGCCTGA
- a CDS encoding MFS transporter: MIQVFGASWALFLGMFMLMIGNGLQGTLLGLRGEMEGFTTLELSVVMSAYFAGFLFASKMVPKMIQRVGHVRVFAALGSTISAVLILYPTLAEPWAWTIGRVVIGFCFCGVYVTAESWLNDASTNETRGQSLSIYMIVQMAGIVFAQYILSRGDVGGYILFIIPSVMVSLAFAPILLSVKPTPAFDQTKPMTIRKMIDASPLACFGMFMLGGVFSAQFGMSAIYAARAGFTVAEVSLFVSAIYVAALVAQYPIGWASDRMDRRLLIVWVCVIGAIGALIGAVLPSSLFVALVAGALVGGTSNPLYALLIAYANDYLAREDMAAASGGLLFINGIGAIAGPLIVGAMLDIYGPQGYWVFLAVLLGGVAIYAVWRMARRSRSALDLDTVPYAQVGPSTTPIVAEMAQEWYLDGDAAEEDPQP, encoded by the coding sequence ATGATACAGGTTTTTGGCGCATCATGGGCGCTGTTTCTGGGCATGTTCATGTTGATGATCGGCAATGGCCTGCAAGGGACATTGCTGGGTCTGCGCGGCGAGATGGAAGGGTTCACGACGCTGGAATTGTCGGTCGTGATGTCGGCCTATTTCGCAGGCTTCCTCTTTGCCTCGAAAATGGTGCCGAAAATGATCCAGCGGGTCGGGCATGTGCGGGTCTTCGCGGCGTTGGGGTCGACGATTTCGGCGGTCCTGATCCTATATCCGACGCTGGCAGAGCCCTGGGCCTGGACCATTGGGCGTGTGGTAATCGGGTTCTGCTTTTGCGGCGTTTATGTCACCGCCGAAAGCTGGCTGAATGATGCCAGCACGAACGAAACGCGGGGGCAGTCCTTGTCGATCTACATGATCGTGCAAATGGCCGGGATCGTCTTTGCGCAATATATCCTGAGCCGGGGCGACGTGGGCGGCTATATCCTGTTCATCATCCCGTCGGTGATGGTGTCGCTGGCCTTTGCGCCGATTTTGCTGTCGGTCAAACCGACGCCCGCCTTTGACCAGACCAAACCGATGACGATCCGCAAGATGATCGACGCCTCGCCATTGGCCTGTTTCGGGATGTTCATGCTGGGCGGCGTCTTTTCGGCACAATTTGGCATGTCGGCGATCTATGCTGCGCGTGCAGGGTTTACTGTGGCGGAGGTATCATTGTTCGTCTCGGCCATTTATGTCGCCGCATTGGTCGCACAATATCCCATTGGTTGGGCGTCCGACCGGATGGACCGGCGCCTGTTGATCGTCTGGGTCTGCGTGATCGGGGCGATAGGGGCGTTGATCGGTGCTGTGCTGCCAAGTTCGCTGTTTGTGGCGTTGGTGGCAGGCGCGCTGGTCGGCGGAACATCCAACCCGCTTTATGCGTTGCTGATCGCTTATGCCAACGACTATCTGGCGCGCGAGGACATGGCCGCCGCCTCTGGCGGGTTGCTGTTTATCAATGGGATCGGGGCGATCGCGGGGCCGCTGATCGTCGGGGCGATGTTGGATATCTATGGACCGCAGGGCTATTGGGTGTTTCTGGCGGTCTTGCTGGGCGGGGTGGCGATCTATGCGGTCTGGCGTATGGCCCGCCGTTCGCGCAGCGCCTTGGATTTGGACACTGTGCCATATGCACAGGTTGGCCCGTCAACCACGCCAATCGTCGCCGAGATGGCGCAGGAATGGTATCTGGATGGTGACGCTGCCGAAGAGGATCCGCAGCCCTAG
- the queA gene encoding tRNA preQ1(34) S-adenosylmethionine ribosyltransferase-isomerase QueA codes for MKLSSFDFDLPEDRIAVRPARPRTAAKLLVAGPDRIDDLTVADLTDVLRPGDRLVLNDTKVIPARLSGLRRRDGDAGPTEARIEVTLLEPQASGTWTALVKPLKKVRDGEVITFSPDLSATVESRAEGQAVLRFGVQGDDFDAALQAAGAMPLPPYIAAKRPADEADKQDYQTYWARHQGAVAAPTASLHFDGALLDALATMGVTFTYVTLHVGAGTFLPVKVDDVTQHKMHSEWGHVSKQAAAEVNATRAAGGRVIPVGTTALRLIESAATDAGLAPWEGPTDIFITPGFEFQIADGLMTNFHLPKSTLMMLVSALMGIDRIRAIYDHAIKSDYRFFSYGDASLLLPKGR; via the coding sequence ATGAAGCTATCGTCTTTTGATTTTGACCTGCCAGAGGATCGGATCGCGGTCCGCCCTGCGCGTCCACGCACAGCGGCCAAGCTGTTGGTGGCGGGGCCGGACCGGATTGACGATCTGACGGTTGCTGATCTGACAGACGTGCTGCGCCCAGGTGACCGGCTGGTGCTGAACGACACCAAGGTCATTCCCGCACGGCTGAGCGGTTTGCGCCGCCGCGATGGCGATGCAGGACCAACAGAGGCCCGGATTGAGGTCACATTGCTGGAACCGCAGGCGAGCGGGACATGGACCGCGCTCGTCAAGCCACTGAAGAAGGTACGCGACGGAGAGGTGATCACCTTTTCGCCCGATCTGTCAGCCACGGTTGAAAGCCGGGCTGAGGGGCAGGCGGTGCTGCGGTTTGGCGTGCAGGGCGATGACTTTGATGCTGCATTGCAAGCTGCCGGAGCCATGCCCTTGCCACCCTATATTGCCGCCAAGCGTCCGGCGGATGAGGCCGATAAACAGGACTATCAGACCTATTGGGCGCGGCATCAGGGGGCCGTGGCGGCCCCAACGGCATCGTTGCATTTTGATGGGGCTTTACTGGACGCGCTGGCAACGATGGGGGTCACATTTACCTATGTGACGCTGCATGTGGGCGCGGGCACCTTCCTGCCGGTCAAGGTGGACGATGTCACCCAGCACAAGATGCACAGCGAATGGGGCCATGTGTCAAAACAGGCCGCAGCAGAGGTGAATGCCACCCGCGCAGCAGGCGGTCGGGTGATCCCGGTGGGCACAACGGCGCTGCGATTGATCGAAAGTGCGGCGACCGATGCTGGCCTTGCCCCGTGGGAGGGGCCCACGGACATCTTCATCACGCCGGGGTTCGAATTTCAGATCGCGGATGGGTTAATGACCAACTTTCATCTGCCCAAATCCACGCTGATGATGTTGGTGTCGGCACTCATGGGGATCGACCGGATCAGGGCGATTTATGACCACGCAATAAAGTCCGACTACCGGTTCTTTTCCTATGGCGATGCCTCGCTTTTGCTGCCAAAGGGCCGTTGA